Proteins co-encoded in one Candidatus Stoquefichus sp. SB1 genomic window:
- the rpiB gene encoding ribose 5-phosphate isomerase B, protein MKIAVACDHGGLRLKNVLMEEMSKQGYEVVDFGTYNEESCDYPDYASKAAKAVASGECDKGVVVCGTGIGVSITANKVKGIRCALVHDVFSAKATRAHNDTNMIAMGQRVIGEGLAVEILNAWLNTDYEGGRHDQRIQKMMALEEE, encoded by the coding sequence ATGAAAATTGCAGTAGCATGTGATCATGGTGGGTTGCGTTTAAAGAATGTATTAATGGAAGAAATGAGTAAACAGGGGTATGAAGTCGTTGATTTTGGAACTTACAATGAAGAAAGCTGTGATTATCCAGATTATGCATCAAAAGCTGCTAAGGCTGTTGCTTCGGGGGAATGTGACAAAGGTGTTGTTGTATGTGGAACAGGGATTGGTGTTTCAATTACAGCTAATAAAGTCAAAGGAATACGTTGTGCTTTGGTTCATGACGTTTTTAGTGCAAAAGCAACAAGAGCTCATAATGATACAAATATGATTGCTATGGGTCAAAGAGTTATTGGTGAAGGTTTAGCAGTTGAAATTTTAAATGCTTGGTTAAATACTGATTATGAAGGTGGACGTCATGATCAGAGAATTCAAAAAATGATGGCTTTAGAGGAGGAATAA
- the glyA gene encoding serine hydroxymethyltransferase encodes MRDTEIFESVERELNRQRNNIELIASENFVSEQILELAGSVLTNKYAEGYPGKRYYGGCGFVDEVENIARDRLKALFGCEHANVQPHSGAQANTAVYLALLQHGDKVLGMSLADGGHLTHGHPLNYSGINYDFYSYGVSQESETIDYEDYQKKVEEIKPKLVVAGASAYSRIIDFEFMARVAHDNGALFMVDMAHIAGLVAAGLHPSPFPHADIVTTTTHKTLRGPRGGVIMCKEEFAADIDRAVFPGMQGGPLMHIIAAKAACFHEALQPEFKEYASQIIKNAKALEESLKEEGFRLVAGGTDNHLLLIDVKASCGISGKKAERLLDEINITANKNAIPFDTEKPFKASGIRVGTPAMTTKGFNEEDFREVGKIIAYRLKNDETDEVKAECIARVKTLTDKVTMYNGKTYIK; translated from the coding sequence ATGAGGGATACAGAAATATTTGAAAGTGTTGAAAGAGAATTAAATAGACAAAGAAATAATATTGAATTAATTGCTTCAGAGAATTTTGTTTCTGAACAAATTCTAGAATTAGCTGGATCAGTTTTAACAAATAAATATGCTGAAGGATATCCAGGAAAAAGATATTATGGTGGTTGTGGTTTTGTTGATGAAGTAGAGAATATTGCCAGAGATCGTTTAAAAGCATTATTTGGCTGTGAACATGCGAATGTACAGCCTCATAGTGGTGCGCAAGCAAATACAGCTGTTTATTTAGCTTTATTGCAACATGGTGATAAAGTTTTAGGGATGTCACTTGCTGATGGAGGGCATTTAACACATGGTCATCCATTAAATTATTCTGGTATTAATTATGATTTTTATAGTTATGGTGTAAGTCAAGAGAGTGAAACAATTGATTATGAAGATTATCAAAAAAAGGTTGAAGAAATTAAGCCTAAATTAGTTGTTGCCGGAGCAAGTGCCTATTCAAGAATTATTGATTTTGAATTTATGGCTCGTGTGGCTCATGATAATGGCGCATTATTTATGGTTGATATGGCACATATTGCTGGATTAGTAGCTGCGGGATTACATCCATCACCATTCCCACATGCAGATATTGTGACAACGACAACGCATAAGACATTAAGAGGACCTCGTGGTGGAGTTATTATGTGTAAAGAGGAATTTGCAGCTGACATTGATAGAGCAGTTTTCCCTGGTATGCAAGGTGGACCTTTAATGCATATTATTGCTGCAAAAGCAGCTTGTTTCCATGAAGCATTACAACCTGAATTTAAAGAATATGCTTCACAGATTATTAAAAATGCGAAGGCTTTAGAAGAATCTTTAAAAGAAGAAGGATTTAGACTTGTTGCTGGAGGAACAGATAATCATCTTTTATTAATTGATGTGAAAGCAAGTTGTGGTATTAGTGGTAAAAAGGCAGAAAGATTACTTGATGAAATTAATATTACTGCTAATAAGAATGCCATTCCTTTTGATACTGAAAAACCTTTTAAAGCAAGTGGTATTCGTGTCGGAACACCTGCTATGACAACAAAAGGATTTAATGAAGAGGATTTTAGAGAAGTAGGAAAAATTATTGCATATCGTTTAAAAAATGATGAAACTGATGAAGTGAAAGCTGAATGTATTGCAAGAGTGAAGACTTTAACTGATAAAGTGACAATGTATAATGGAAAAACTTATATAAAA